A genomic window from Pirellulales bacterium includes:
- a CDS encoding response regulator transcription factor: MNKMLDPPKRVRILIVDDHPLVREGLTTRISSQPDLEVCGEAEDVEDGLLQFKACEPDLALVDISLKKGHGLELIKQIKTLNPEAKMLVISAYEESFYAERALRAGALGYISKQECRENVVGAIRTVLEGRRYLSPQMTDQLLGMAVTGREPTPLSPVEKLTDRELQVYQLIGQAQTTSSIAKQLHLSPHTIDSHREKIKAKLGLKNGAELTRHALQWVLENR; encoded by the coding sequence ATGAACAAAATGCTCGATCCGCCCAAACGCGTAAGAATCCTGATCGTCGATGATCATCCGCTGGTGCGCGAAGGGCTGACGACCCGCATTTCCTCGCAGCCCGACCTCGAAGTTTGCGGCGAGGCCGAAGACGTCGAAGATGGTTTGCTTCAATTCAAAGCCTGTGAACCCGATTTGGCGCTGGTCGATATTTCGCTCAAAAAAGGACACGGCTTGGAATTAATCAAGCAAATCAAGACCTTGAATCCCGAGGCGAAGATGCTCGTGATCTCGGCCTACGAAGAATCGTTCTACGCTGAACGGGCGTTGCGGGCCGGAGCCCTTGGATATATCAGCAAACAGGAATGCCGCGAAAATGTGGTGGGAGCGATCCGAACCGTGCTCGAGGGGCGTCGCTATCTCAGCCCGCAGATGACGGATCAATTGTTGGGGATGGCAGTGACCGGGCGCGAGCCAACTCCCCTATCGCCGGTGGAAAAGCTCACCGACCGCGAACTGCAAGTGTATCAACTGATCGGGCAGGCGCAGACCACGAGCAGCATCGCCAAGCAGTTACATTTGAGCCCCCACACGATCGATTCGCACCGCGAAAAGATCAAAGCCAAGCTGGGCCTGAAAAACGGCGCCGAGCTGACC
- a CDS encoding chemotaxis protein CheB produces the protein MTGKSRGKKGSRKGRQAEGVERRPVEPERPADSAEPANGPRPGFPVIGIGASAGGLEALKRFFSKMPKRLGMAIVLVPHLDPKHKSMMVELLSKQTDLPVTEANENVLVERDHIYVIPPNRYLSLTDRHFSLVKPEEGRAMAIAIDGFFRSLAADAEERAIGIVLSGTGNYGVAGLREIKIAGGIVLAQDPDTAGFDQMPRAAIAAGVVDSVLPPEDMPRAIIDFAKRFFDRLPGTEAGESDLDSQLISQIGPILKLLHGQTRCDFQYYRKKMILRRVLRRMGLRQIDQLGEYLGYLGDHPEEVVALRKDLLIGVTSFFREQHAFEVLERLVIPKLVQESDGRPVRVWVPACSTGEEAYSLAMLLLEGFAAAKKMPSVQIFATDIDEDSLNVARHGSYLESIVGDVSKQRLQQFFVKVDDHHYRVSKQLRESIVFAAQNLISDSPYSKLDLLSCRNFLIYLESEMQQKLVAMFHFVLNSGGTLVLGQSESIGRSVDLFEPISKSWRVFRRVGASRHDRLEIPIVSQARALGGRLFRTEAPPQPAKSLPHLMQKHLLEDYTPAAVLIDRHFQVLCQNGPLTAYLEFQSGEPSRDLFSLLRQGLRGKVRAAVQRAIQEKARVVDTSAQVKRGDGYVPCTIEVKPVQAPSDHDLLLVSFRDRESSPGETAAGESIAGGPGDAALARQLEDELKSTREELQGAIDDLEGSHGELKASHEEVMSMNEELQSANEELETSKEELQSLNEELTTVNNQLQSKVDELERANNDITNLLASTDIAVVFLDAALRVVRFTPPAVKLLSLLPSDAGRPYGDLSPKFNDPQLLAECRLMLHGKQSADREVWSSAAIDSAPDARQESPPRCYLRRIRPYHAGEKRIEGIVVTLIDITDRIQAEAQIRRFAAVLRDSSDAMLVYDLDGKITAWNGGAQRMYGYTEAEALNMNLCDLVPENLRSTCLDQIRPPNAAAHIESVETQRRTKDGRTLDVWLNAAWLTDEVGKQIALATTERDVTDRKKHLQSLESLTNQLEQQVATRTEELRRNEDRLRAIVDSVADAIITIDQHSSIGTFNRSAQRIFGYAPPEIIGQKIGLLLSSAAGEDADSATRFELLKDNLHDGARELVGRRKDGTTFPAELAVGDLSDGFDLSTIVIRDVSERNELQRQVLQVAEQEQRRIGQDLHDSTQQELSGLGMIAHSLYESLEHASPQAETAARLSEGIGRALENVRHLSRGLVPAEIGAHGLCFALSELAKQTNESGQIDCRFECDENAEVRDQFVATHLYRIAQEAITNVLKHASAQHIVVALETRPNFVTLKVTDDGSGIQSPRDAGKGIGLKVMSYRVGLIGGSLRVEPLPGGGTQIACTAPLR, from the coding sequence ATGACCGGCAAGTCGCGAGGCAAAAAAGGCAGCCGCAAGGGACGCCAAGCAGAGGGCGTTGAGCGGCGGCCCGTCGAACCAGAAAGGCCTGCCGACTCTGCCGAGCCCGCCAACGGGCCCCGGCCCGGTTTTCCCGTCATCGGCATCGGCGCATCGGCGGGCGGTCTGGAAGCGCTCAAGCGATTCTTCTCGAAGATGCCGAAGCGGCTGGGCATGGCGATCGTGCTGGTGCCGCATCTCGACCCCAAGCACAAAAGCATGATGGTCGAGTTGCTTTCCAAGCAGACCGATTTGCCGGTCACCGAGGCCAATGAAAATGTGCTGGTGGAGCGCGACCATATTTATGTGATTCCGCCAAATCGCTATCTGTCGCTGACGGATCGGCATTTTTCCTTGGTAAAGCCGGAAGAAGGCCGAGCGATGGCAATCGCGATCGACGGCTTCTTCCGCTCGCTCGCCGCCGACGCGGAAGAGCGAGCGATCGGCATCGTGCTCTCAGGAACCGGAAACTACGGCGTGGCCGGTCTGCGCGAGATCAAGATCGCCGGTGGAATCGTGCTCGCCCAAGATCCGGATACGGCCGGTTTCGATCAAATGCCTCGAGCAGCCATCGCGGCCGGCGTGGTCGACAGCGTGTTGCCCCCCGAGGATATGCCGCGGGCGATCATCGACTTCGCCAAGCGGTTTTTCGATCGGTTGCCGGGAACCGAGGCGGGCGAATCCGATCTGGATTCACAGCTCATATCGCAAATCGGCCCGATTTTGAAACTACTGCACGGCCAAACGCGGTGCGATTTTCAGTACTATCGCAAGAAGATGATTCTGCGGCGCGTTCTGCGACGCATGGGATTGCGTCAAATCGATCAACTTGGCGAATACCTCGGCTATCTCGGCGACCATCCCGAGGAGGTCGTGGCGCTGCGAAAGGACCTGTTGATCGGCGTGACGAGTTTCTTTCGCGAGCAGCATGCGTTCGAGGTTCTCGAGCGGCTGGTGATTCCCAAGCTTGTGCAGGAAAGCGACGGCCGGCCGGTACGCGTCTGGGTGCCCGCGTGCTCGACCGGCGAAGAGGCGTATTCCCTGGCGATGCTGCTCTTGGAAGGATTTGCCGCGGCCAAGAAGATGCCGTCCGTGCAGATTTTCGCCACCGACATCGACGAAGATTCGTTGAACGTCGCCCGCCATGGCAGCTATCTTGAGAGCATTGTCGGCGATGTGTCGAAGCAGCGGCTTCAACAATTTTTCGTGAAGGTGGACGACCATCATTATCGGGTGTCGAAGCAACTCCGCGAATCGATTGTGTTCGCGGCGCAGAACTTGATTTCGGATTCGCCCTACTCGAAGCTCGATTTGCTGAGCTGCCGCAATTTCTTGATCTATCTCGAGTCCGAGATGCAGCAAAAGCTTGTGGCGATGTTTCACTTCGTGCTCAATTCCGGCGGAACGCTCGTCTTGGGGCAGTCGGAATCGATCGGGCGATCGGTCGACCTCTTCGAGCCGATCTCGAAGAGTTGGCGCGTGTTCCGCCGGGTCGGCGCCAGCCGCCATGATCGACTGGAAATCCCGATTGTTTCGCAGGCCAGAGCGCTGGGTGGGCGATTGTTTCGCACCGAGGCGCCGCCGCAACCCGCGAAGAGCCTTCCCCACTTGATGCAAAAGCATCTGCTCGAAGATTACACGCCCGCCGCGGTTTTGATCGATCGTCATTTTCAGGTGCTTTGCCAGAACGGGCCTCTTACCGCGTATCTCGAATTTCAAAGCGGCGAGCCGTCGCGCGATCTGTTCTCGCTATTGCGCCAAGGATTGCGCGGGAAAGTTCGTGCGGCCGTCCAACGGGCGATCCAGGAGAAAGCTCGCGTGGTCGACACGAGCGCCCAGGTCAAACGCGGCGACGGCTATGTCCCTTGCACGATCGAGGTCAAGCCGGTCCAGGCGCCAAGCGACCACGACTTGTTGCTCGTCAGCTTTCGCGACCGCGAATCTTCCCCCGGCGAAACCGCTGCCGGCGAATCCATCGCCGGTGGGCCGGGCGATGCCGCGCTGGCACGCCAGCTTGAAGACGAACTGAAATCGACCCGCGAAGAATTGCAAGGGGCCATCGACGATCTCGAAGGCTCGCATGGCGAGTTGAAAGCGTCGCATGAAGAAGTCATGTCGATGAATGAAGAACTCCAATCCGCCAACGAGGAATTGGAGACTTCGAAAGAGGAATTGCAATCGCTCAACGAGGAATTGACCACCGTCAACAACCAGCTCCAGTCGAAGGTCGACGAGTTGGAGCGCGCCAACAACGATATCACCAATCTGCTGGCGAGCACCGATATCGCCGTGGTATTTCTCGATGCGGCGCTGCGGGTGGTGCGGTTCACGCCGCCCGCGGTGAAGCTGTTGAGCCTCTTGCCGAGCGATGCGGGCCGGCCGTATGGCGATCTGTCGCCGAAATTCAACGATCCGCAGCTATTGGCCGAGTGCCGGCTCATGCTGCACGGCAAGCAGTCGGCCGATCGGGAGGTTTGGAGCAGCGCCGCGATCGATTCCGCCCCGGATGCACGACAAGAATCGCCGCCGCGGTGTTACTTGCGCCGCATCCGGCCGTATCATGCGGGCGAGAAGCGGATCGAAGGCATCGTCGTTACGCTCATCGATATCACCGATCGAATCCAGGCCGAAGCGCAGATTCGGCGCTTCGCCGCCGTGCTGCGCGATTCGAGCGATGCCATGTTGGTCTACGATCTCGACGGCAAAATTACCGCCTGGAATGGCGGAGCGCAGCGCATGTACGGCTATACGGAAGCCGAGGCACTGAACATGAACCTCTGCGATCTGGTTCCCGAAAACCTGCGCAGCACGTGCCTCGATCAGATTCGGCCCCCGAACGCCGCCGCGCACATCGAGTCGGTCGAAACCCAGCGGCGCACCAAAGACGGTCGCACACTCGACGTGTGGCTTAATGCCGCCTGGCTCACCGACGAAGTGGGCAAGCAAATCGCGCTGGCCACGACCGAGCGCGATGTCACCGATCGCAAGAAACACCTCCAATCGCTGGAATCCTTGACGAACCAATTGGAGCAGCAGGTCGCCACCCGCACCGAGGAACTGCGGAGAAACGAGGATCGCTTGCGGGCGATCGTCGATAGCGTCGCCGACGCGATCATCACCATCGATCAACACAGTTCGATCGGCACCTTCAATCGATCCGCCCAGCGGATATTCGGCTATGCTCCGCCGGAAATCATCGGCCAGAAGATCGGGCTGCTGTTGAGTTCGGCAGCGGGTGAAGACGCCGATTCGGCCACACGATTCGAACTCCTCAAGGATAACTTGCACGACGGCGCGCGCGAGTTGGTCGGCCGCCGCAAAGATGGCACGACATTTCCCGCCGAATTGGCAGTCGGCGATTTGTCCGACGGCTTCGACCTGTCGACCATCGTGATCCGCGATGTTTCGGAACGGAACGAGTTGCAGCGGCAAGTGCTGCAGGTGGCGGAGCAAGAGCAGCGCCGCATCGGCCAGGATTTACATGATAGCACGCAACAGGAACTTTCCGGTTTGGGAATGATCGCCCACAGCCTCTACGAATCGCTGGAGCATGCGAGCCCGCAAGCGGAAACAGCCGCCCGGCTTTCGGAAGGCATCGGCCGAGCGCTCGAGAATGTGCGCCACTTGTCGCGCGGGCTGGTTCCGGCGGAGATCGGCGCCCATGGACTATGCTTTGCCCTCTCGGAGCTTGCCAAGCAGACCAACGAATCGGGCCAGATCGATTGCCGCTTCGAATGCGACGAGAATGCCGAAGTCCGCGATCAGTTCGTGGCGACGCATTTATATCGCATCGCCCAGGAAGCGATTACCAACGTGCTGAAACACGCCAGCGCCCAACACATCGTCGTCGCCTTGGAAACGCGGCCGAATTTCGTTACGCTGAAAGTCACCGATGACGGCTCGGGCATTCAAAGTCCCCGCGATGCCGGCAAGGGCATCGGACTGAAGGTGATGTCGTATCGCGTGGGACTGATCGGGGGCTCGTTGCGCGTCGAGCCCTTGCCAGGGGGCGGCACCCAAATCGCCTGCACCGCTCCTCTTCGTTAA
- a CDS encoding BON domain-containing protein encodes MISQSAASRQAAAGALSSASDERAAQPSSASWIERLAREWVADNCPYQFYFKHVDYRFDNGVLTLRGRVPSFYLKQILQAVLGQLPQIERIENRVEVVSSVGLSSAR; translated from the coding sequence ATGATTAGCCAATCAGCGGCGAGCCGACAGGCCGCGGCCGGAGCACTATCTTCAGCGAGCGACGAACGCGCCGCACAGCCAAGTTCAGCTTCTTGGATCGAGCGATTAGCGCGCGAATGGGTCGCCGATAACTGCCCTTATCAATTCTATTTCAAGCACGTCGATTATCGCTTTGACAACGGCGTACTCACGCTGCGCGGCCGGGTGCCGTCGTTCTATCTCAAGCAGATATTGCAGGCGGTGCTGGGGCAGTTGCCGCAGATCGAGCGGATCGAAAACCGCGTGGAAGTGGTGAGCTCCGTCGGCTTGAGCAGCGCCCGCTGA
- a CDS encoding GNAT family N-acetyltransferase, whose protein sequence is MRPLTVSWDNHLGDSIGGRYPHDLELAAGRRLTLAPMVPSDWQYLEAFLHSVPEEEQRFFRRDASIAERVEQWCSELDYRHVFPLLAWEGDRIVGDATLEQEPGLWTAHVAKIRTLVHPDFRRRGIGGRLLGELVELARDLGVHKLVYECAAEQFELMDHLARRGFSPAARLADFIRDRSGQLHDMVLLLCDLNRR, encoded by the coding sequence ATGCGCCCGTTGACCGTATCGTGGGACAACCACCTCGGCGACTCGATCGGCGGCCGCTACCCGCACGATTTGGAGCTTGCGGCTGGCCGCCGCCTGACCTTGGCGCCGATGGTGCCCAGCGATTGGCAATATCTGGAAGCGTTCTTGCATTCCGTGCCCGAGGAGGAACAGCGATTTTTTCGCCGCGACGCTTCGATTGCCGAGCGGGTCGAGCAGTGGTGCTCGGAACTCGACTACCGGCATGTTTTCCCGCTCTTGGCTTGGGAAGGGGATCGCATCGTGGGCGACGCGACTTTGGAACAGGAACCGGGCCTCTGGACGGCCCATGTCGCCAAGATTCGAACACTCGTGCATCCCGATTTCCGCCGTCGCGGCATTGGCGGCCGGCTCTTGGGCGAACTTGTCGAGTTGGCGCGGGATCTGGGTGTGCACAAATTGGTGTATGAATGTGCGGCAGAGCAATTCGAGTTGATGGATCATCTCGCGCGGCGTGGGTTTTCCCCTGCCGCGCGGTTGGCCGACTTTATCCGCGACCGGAGCGGCCAGTTGCACGATATGGTGTTGCTGTTATGCGATTTGAATCGGCGATGA
- a CDS encoding sigma-54 dependent transcriptional regulator, which produces MPRLLVIDDDRSVLRLIERGFEKTDVAVLTALTAEEGLAHLRQHTPDVLLLDVMLPGTNWLDVFRQIQEIDRKLPVIYITAHGNSDTAIEAMSNGAYDYLMKPLDLPTVRQLVHRALEMRRLMRVPVDVPLPPTAGQAGDSLVGRSPKMQEVYKAIGRVASQDVIVLIRGESGTGKELVARAIYQHSPRAGGPFLAVNCAAIPESLLESELFGHERGSFTGADSRRIGKFEQCSGGTIFLDEVGDMSALIQSKVLRVLQEQRFERVGGNTTLETDVRIIAATNCNLEQMVADGQFRGDLYYRLNGFTIQLPALRERGDDLLLLLEHFLHRFRHELGKEVQAISPDALHQLMQYSWPGNIRELQSVLRQSLLQAAGPVIIPDFLPEVIHREPAMPRVFNGSDESSSNLQPLVESRLRAGSTNLYAETVELMERYLIMQVLRSTGGNQSHAAIILGITRGCLRRKIRTLKIGIRTSIASHGADAEENEEATISA; this is translated from the coding sequence ATGCCTCGGCTATTGGTGATCGACGACGACCGAAGCGTTTTGCGTTTGATCGAGCGCGGCTTCGAAAAGACGGACGTGGCGGTGTTGACTGCGCTCACGGCCGAAGAAGGCCTCGCCCACCTGCGACAGCATACGCCCGACGTGTTGCTCTTGGACGTGATGCTGCCGGGAACGAATTGGCTCGATGTCTTCCGGCAAATTCAGGAAATCGACCGCAAGCTGCCGGTGATCTACATCACGGCCCACGGCAACAGCGACACGGCGATCGAGGCCATGTCGAACGGGGCCTACGACTACCTGATGAAGCCGTTGGACTTGCCGACGGTGCGGCAGTTGGTGCACCGAGCCCTCGAAATGCGGCGGCTCATGCGGGTGCCGGTCGACGTGCCGCTGCCGCCGACCGCCGGGCAAGCCGGCGATTCGCTCGTTGGCCGCAGCCCCAAGATGCAGGAGGTGTATAAAGCCATCGGACGCGTCGCGTCGCAAGACGTGATCGTGCTCATCCGCGGCGAAAGCGGCACCGGCAAGGAACTCGTCGCCCGGGCCATCTATCAGCATAGCCCGCGCGCGGGCGGCCCCTTCCTGGCCGTCAATTGCGCGGCGATCCCCGAGTCGCTCCTGGAAAGCGAGCTCTTCGGCCACGAGCGCGGGTCGTTCACCGGCGCCGATTCTCGACGGATCGGCAAATTCGAACAATGCTCAGGCGGCACGATCTTCTTGGACGAAGTCGGAGACATGTCTGCTTTGATTCAAAGCAAAGTGCTCCGCGTGTTGCAAGAACAGCGGTTCGAACGCGTCGGCGGCAATACGACGCTCGAAACCGACGTGCGGATCATCGCCGCCACGAATTGCAATTTGGAACAGATGGTCGCCGACGGGCAATTTCGCGGCGATCTCTACTACCGCCTGAATGGCTTTACGATCCAATTGCCGGCGCTGCGCGAGCGCGGCGACGACCTGCTATTGTTACTCGAGCATTTCTTGCATCGCTTCCGCCACGAATTGGGAAAGGAAGTGCAAGCCATCAGCCCCGATGCACTGCACCAACTGATGCAATACAGTTGGCCGGGCAATATTCGCGAATTGCAAAGCGTGCTCAGGCAATCGCTGCTGCAAGCCGCGGGTCCGGTTATCATTCCCGATTTTCTGCCCGAGGTGATCCACCGCGAGCCCGCCATGCCGCGGGTTTTCAACGGAAGTGACGAATCTTCGAGCAATCTGCAACCGTTAGTCGAAAGCCGGCTCCGTGCCGGCTCGACGAATTTGTATGCCGAAACGGTGGAGTTGATGGAACGCTACCTGATTATGCAGGTGCTTCGCTCGACGGGGGGCAATCAGTCGCATGCCGCGATCATTCTCGGAATCACCCGCGGTTGCCTGCGGCGAAAAATTCGCACGCTAAAGATCGGCATCCGCACGTCGATCGCCTCTCATGGCGCCGACGCCGAAGAAAACGAGGAAGCGACGATTTCAGCGTGA
- the larC gene encoding nickel pincer cofactor biosynthesis protein LarC has translation MTLAYLDCPSGVSGDMTLAALIDAGADLAAIQAGIDSLGLPSCRLVANEVRRQAFRGMHITVETEPEHAHRHLHHITAMIDRSRLSSRQKDLATQIFKRLAEAEAKVHGATIDKVHFHEVGAVDSIADIVGAAIGFDLLQIDRLVVSPVPTGHGFITIAHGRCSIPAPATAELLRDIPLAASDIEAELTTPTGAAIVATLADEFGPVPTMRIRRIGYGAGSRDMKEQPNLLRLFLGEPDNSADALETVWTLETQLDDATGELVGYCSGLLLAAGALDVYTTAVQMKKNRPGVLLSVLCRPADVERLEAIVFRQTPTLGVRRWPAKRRALARERHEVQTAWGPIDGVLWHPPGSPAGFSPEYETCRRLADENRVPLRVVIEAAQRAFDPQAFGMD, from the coding sequence GTGACACTGGCCTATCTAGATTGCCCGAGCGGAGTTAGCGGCGACATGACGCTGGCGGCGCTCATCGATGCGGGGGCCGACCTGGCGGCCATTCAGGCCGGCATCGATTCGCTCGGGCTGCCGAGTTGCCGCCTGGTGGCCAATGAGGTGCGGCGGCAGGCGTTTCGCGGCATGCACATCACCGTCGAAACCGAGCCCGAACATGCTCACCGGCATCTACACCACATCACGGCGATGATCGACCGCAGCCGGCTTTCGTCGCGGCAAAAAGATTTGGCGACGCAAATCTTCAAGCGATTGGCCGAGGCCGAAGCGAAAGTGCACGGCGCCACGATCGACAAAGTTCATTTCCACGAAGTCGGCGCGGTCGATTCCATTGCCGATATCGTCGGCGCGGCGATCGGCTTTGATCTCTTGCAGATCGATCGGCTCGTAGTATCGCCAGTGCCGACCGGGCACGGGTTCATAACGATCGCCCACGGCCGATGCAGCATTCCCGCTCCCGCCACCGCCGAATTGCTGCGCGACATACCGCTTGCCGCTAGCGACATCGAAGCCGAATTGACGACCCCCACGGGCGCAGCGATCGTGGCGACGCTGGCCGACGAATTCGGCCCCGTGCCGACGATGCGAATCAGGCGGATCGGCTATGGCGCCGGCAGCCGCGACATGAAAGAACAGCCGAACCTGCTGCGGTTGTTCTTGGGCGAGCCGGACAATTCGGCCGACGCCCTGGAAACCGTCTGGACGCTCGAAACGCAACTCGACGATGCGACCGGCGAACTCGTCGGCTATTGCTCCGGCCTGCTGCTTGCCGCGGGAGCGCTCGACGTTTACACCACCGCTGTGCAGATGAAAAAGAACCGGCCCGGCGTGTTGCTCTCCGTTTTGTGCCGCCCGGCGGATGTCGAGCGGCTCGAGGCGATCGTGTTTCGCCAGACGCCGACGTTGGGTGTTCGCCGCTGGCCGGCAAAGCGGCGAGCGTTGGCGCGCGAGCGGCATGAAGTGCAGACCGCTTGGGGCCCGATCGACGGCGTGTTGTGGCATCCGCCGGGCAGTCCGGCCGGTTTTTCCCCCGAGTACGAAACATGCCGCCGATTGGCCGATGAAAACCGTGTGCCGCTGCGCGTCGTGATTGAAGCGGCACAGCGGGCGTTCGATCCGCAAGCGTTTGGTATGGATTAG
- a CDS encoding tetratricopeptide repeat protein, whose protein sequence is MPHHPEAIELVRRSAALLNAGDRGAAAEMLREALAIEPRVAAWHCDLAVLDQTAGRIEQAEAEYRRAVECDSSLRPAWYNLGCLLNEQDREAEGLECFQQAVRLDSNQAAAHHNLAQSLFNLGHTDEAIAHYRRAAALGGGTKPETMLALSIAVSPTATPREVFETRRAWSRRHLPRADRSPIAVGASGADSPNLCGSSLAVSRVALAAAPPSAESPGRPLRLGYVSAYFDYPNWMKPVWPVINSHDRRQFELFLYSDGRNESLPPGYEPNPADRVHFTASLDNAVLANLIASHGIDVLVDLNGFSRLQRLPLFAFRPAALNVGWFNMFATTGMEAFDYLIGDHTVLAPGDEADYCEKLVRLDGCYLAFAVEYAVPPVVPLPCLAGRPFTFGSLASLYKLTPQVVALWSRVLEQSPGSRLLLRNQGLRSAGNRRHLAARFIRHGIAADRLELLGPTDHFQFLQTYDAIDLALDPWPYNGGTTTSEALWQGVPVASIRGDRWTSRVSASLLTAAGLSEFIASDVESLVRLASAAAKDPGRLAGLRGELREQLRRSPACDTNGLTRQLEFAYRRMRLEAKPND, encoded by the coding sequence ATGCCACATCACCCGGAGGCGATCGAATTGGTCCGGCGGAGTGCGGCTCTGCTGAATGCCGGCGATCGCGGGGCGGCGGCGGAAATGCTGCGAGAGGCGCTGGCAATCGAGCCCCGCGTCGCTGCCTGGCATTGCGATTTGGCGGTGCTCGATCAGACCGCGGGCCGAATCGAGCAGGCCGAGGCCGAGTATCGCCGGGCCGTTGAATGCGATTCGTCGCTAAGGCCAGCGTGGTACAACCTGGGTTGCCTGCTCAACGAACAGGATCGCGAAGCGGAGGGACTGGAGTGTTTTCAGCAGGCGGTGCGGCTCGATTCCAACCAAGCGGCGGCACATCACAATCTGGCTCAATCGCTGTTCAATCTGGGCCACACCGATGAAGCGATCGCGCATTATCGCCGCGCTGCGGCACTCGGCGGCGGCACCAAGCCGGAAACGATGCTCGCACTGTCGATCGCGGTCAGCCCGACCGCCACGCCGCGCGAAGTGTTCGAGACCCGCCGCGCTTGGTCGCGCCGCCATCTGCCAAGGGCCGATCGATCGCCGATCGCCGTCGGCGCAAGCGGCGCCGACTCACCCAATTTGTGTGGCAGTTCGCTTGCGGTTTCGCGCGTCGCCCTGGCTGCCGCGCCGCCCTCCGCCGAAAGCCCCGGCCGCCCCCTGCGGCTCGGCTACGTCTCCGCCTACTTCGACTATCCGAACTGGATGAAGCCAGTTTGGCCGGTGATCAATAGCCACGATCGCAGGCAATTTGAACTATTTCTCTATTCCGATGGGCGGAACGAATCGCTTCCCCCCGGCTACGAGCCCAACCCCGCGGATCGCGTTCATTTCACAGCGTCGCTCGACAACGCAGTACTGGCCAATCTCATTGCGAGCCACGGAATCGACGTGCTGGTCGATTTGAACGGCTTCAGCCGCCTGCAGCGATTACCGCTGTTTGCATTTCGCCCGGCCGCGTTGAACGTCGGTTGGTTCAATATGTTTGCGACCACCGGCATGGAAGCGTTCGATTATCTGATCGGCGATCACACGGTGCTCGCACCGGGCGATGAAGCTGATTATTGCGAAAAGTTGGTACGGCTCGACGGCTGTTATTTGGCGTTCGCGGTGGAATATGCGGTGCCGCCGGTCGTGCCGCTGCCATGCCTTGCCGGACGGCCGTTTACGTTCGGCAGCCTTGCGTCGCTGTATAAGCTCACGCCGCAGGTCGTCGCCCTCTGGTCGCGAGTGCTCGAGCAATCGCCCGGTAGCCGGCTGCTGTTGCGAAATCAGGGTTTGCGATCGGCGGGCAATCGCCGGCACCTGGCCGCGCGATTTATCCGGCATGGAATCGCTGCCGATCGGTTGGAACTCTTGGGGCCGACCGACCATTTCCAGTTTTTGCAAACGTACGACGCGATCGATTTGGCCCTCGACCCGTGGCCATACAACGGCGGCACGACCACGAGCGAAGCCCTGTGGCAAGGTGTGCCGGTGGCGTCGATCCGCGGCGACCGCTGGACATCACGGGTCAGTGCGTCGCTGCTGACGGCGGCGGGCCTCTCCGAGTTCATCGCCTCCGACGTGGAGTCGCTCGTGCGGCTTGCCTCGGCCGCCGCAAAGGATCCCGGCCGCTTGGCCGGCCTCCGTGGTGAACTGCGCGAGCAACTGCGCCGCAGTCCGGCGTGCGACACGAACGGCCTCACCCGGCAATTGGAATTCGCCTATCGACGAATGCGGCTTGAGGCCAAGCCGAACGATTGA